From a region of the Pseudanabaena sp. ABRG5-3 genome:
- a CDS encoding proline--tRNA ligase, producing MRLSQMLWVTLREDPAEAELTSHKLLLRAGYIRRVGSGLYVYLPLMWRVLQKISAIVREEMNDTGAQECLLTQLQPAELWQESGRWDTYTKAEGIMFALTDRANREVGLGPTHEEIITAIARDTIRSYRQLPQHLYQIQTKFRDEIRPRFGLMRGREFIMKDGYSFHENEESLKETYYEMDRAYRKMFDRCGLKFRAVEADSGAIGGSGSQEFMVLAEAGEDDILFTEDSSYAANVEKAVSLPPDAIPSHFDKFEKVHTPKAGTIETVCKMLKCDPTQVVKQVLYQVIYDNGTTVLVLVSIRGDRDVNEVKLQNELTKLADSYGGKTIINLQVADAESQQKWAHSKLPVGFIAPDLADTYIDQVKGFAPKFLRLVDRTAADLQNFVTGANEADYHVVGANWDKDFTLPTVVNLDKAKAGDRAVHDPSQILQTARGIEVGHIFQLGTKYSKAMKATFTNEQGEELPLVMGCYGLGVSRLAQAAVEQSYDKDGIIWNKAIAPYHVIVTVPNVGDAKQMDVGERLYTALDAVGVEVLLDDRDERAGVKFKDADLVGIPYRVVTGKAIAEGKVEIVNRATKVATLVEIESVVEYLQNELK from the coding sequence ATGCGTCTATCTCAAATGCTCTGGGTCACTCTGCGTGAAGATCCCGCCGAAGCAGAACTCACAAGTCACAAACTCTTACTCCGTGCGGGCTACATCAGGCGCGTAGGTTCAGGCTTGTATGTGTACTTGCCACTCATGTGGCGTGTTTTGCAAAAGATTTCGGCAATTGTGCGCGAAGAGATGAATGACACAGGGGCGCAGGAATGTCTGTTGACGCAACTGCAACCTGCGGAACTATGGCAGGAGTCAGGACGCTGGGATACCTACACCAAAGCCGAAGGGATCATGTTTGCCCTCACCGATCGCGCTAATCGTGAAGTCGGTTTGGGCCCAACCCATGAAGAAATTATTACCGCGATCGCTAGAGATACGATTCGCTCCTATCGCCAATTGCCACAGCATCTCTACCAAATCCAAACTAAGTTCCGTGATGAGATTCGTCCTCGCTTTGGGTTAATGCGTGGTCGTGAGTTCATCATGAAGGATGGCTACTCCTTCCATGAAAATGAAGAGAGCCTCAAAGAAACCTATTACGAAATGGATCGCGCCTATCGGAAGATGTTTGATCGCTGTGGTCTGAAATTCAGGGCAGTAGAGGCAGACTCAGGGGCGATCGGTGGTTCGGGTTCGCAGGAGTTTATGGTATTAGCGGAAGCTGGTGAAGATGACATTCTCTTTACCGAAGATAGCAGCTACGCCGCCAATGTCGAGAAAGCGGTATCACTTCCCCCTGATGCGATTCCTTCCCATTTCGATAAGTTTGAGAAAGTACATACGCCCAAGGCAGGCACGATCGAGACTGTCTGCAAGATGCTGAAGTGCGATCCCACCCAAGTCGTGAAACAGGTGCTTTATCAAGTTATCTATGACAATGGCACGACGGTGTTGGTGTTAGTTAGTATTCGTGGCGATCGCGATGTCAATGAAGTGAAGTTGCAAAATGAACTGACCAAACTCGCTGATAGTTACGGTGGCAAGACGATTATTAATCTCCAAGTTGCCGATGCGGAGTCACAGCAAAAATGGGCGCATTCCAAACTTCCCGTTGGCTTTATTGCTCCAGATTTAGCAGATACCTATATTGATCAGGTCAAAGGCTTTGCGCCGAAATTCTTGCGTTTAGTTGATCGCACTGCGGCGGATTTGCAAAACTTTGTCACAGGTGCAAACGAAGCTGATTATCACGTTGTCGGCGCAAATTGGGATAAAGATTTCACATTGCCGACAGTTGTAAATCTTGATAAGGCAAAAGCAGGCGATCGCGCAGTTCATGATCCTTCCCAAATCCTGCAAACCGCTAGAGGTATCGAAGTTGGTCACATTTTCCAATTGGGTACAAAATATTCCAAGGCGATGAAAGCGACCTTCACCAATGAGCAGGGTGAAGAGCTACCTCTAGTGATGGGTTGCTACGGCTTAGGAGTATCACGTCTTGCCCAAGCTGCTGTCGAGCAGTCCTACGACAAGGATGGCATCATCTGGAATAAAGCGATCGCTCCGTACCATGTGATCGTCACCGTACCGAATGTGGGCGATGCAAAGCAAATGGATGTCGGCGAAAGGCTCTATACTGCCCTCGATGCTGTAGGGGTAGAGGTGTTGCTTGATGATCGCGATGAAAGGGCTGGTGTCAAGTTTAAGGATGCCGATCTTGTTGGTATTCCCTATCGTGTGGTTACTGGCAAAGCGATCGCTGAGGGCAAGGTAGAAATCGTCAATCGGGCGACGAAGGTAGCGACGTTAGTAGAGATTGAGTCAGTAGTTGAATACTTACAAAACGAACTCAAATAA